The proteins below come from a single Zea mays cultivar B73 chromosome 8, Zm-B73-REFERENCE-NAM-5.0, whole genome shotgun sequence genomic window:
- the LOC103636474 gene encoding uncharacterized acetyltransferase At3g50280: MAQMISTMPMLDAAPAAASTIMPRLQAAAAAAACLDAPPSGIAVVSRQHVRPDAASAPAVGDLALSVSDLPMLSCHYIQKGLFFPAPDLPMPSLVLLLRSSLSRALAAVPPLAGRLVTLPDDDGRVVVRCNDGAGVDFLHAVAPGLSLDDFLVPGADVPTKLTKDLFPMDMDRTVSYEGHRRPLASFQVTVLGDGAVFIGIVANHAVVDGTSFWHFFNTWAAICRGDSPTRLPDFSRNFFGESTAVLRFPGGVGPSVTFDVDAPLRERVFRFSADAVRQLKAVANRRPSRGQDAEVYGKMAQDPKNDPLVRGRGGEEISSFQSLCAQIWLAVTRARKRLDPDATTTFRMAVNCRHRLRPAVSPAYFGNAIQSAVTTATVTELLACSDLRWAAGKLNASLAAYGDGAIRRAAAAWQAAPRCFPLGNPDGAVITMGSSNRFPMYEGNDFGWGRPLAVRSGRANKFDGKMSAFPGRAGDGSVDIEVCLTPDTMAALLRDTEFMQFVSGPSHLL; the protein is encoded by the coding sequence ATGGCTCAGATGATCTCCACCATGCCCATGCTGGACGCCGCCCCGGCGGCCGCGTCCACCATTATGCCCAGACTgcaggccgccgccgccgccgccgcctgcctGGACGCGCCGCCCTCGGGCATCGCCGTCGTGTCGAGGCAGCACGTCCGCCCGGACGCCGCGTCGGCGCCGGCGGTCGGTGACCTCGCGCTGTCCGTCTCCGACCTGCCCATGCTGTCGTGCCACTACATCCAGAAGGGGCTCTTCTTCCCGGCGCCCGACCTGCCCATGCCCTCGCTCGTGCtgctgctccggtcgtcgctgtccCGGGCGCTCGCCGCCGTCCCGCCCCTCGCCGGCCGCCTCGTCACGCTGCCCGACGACGACGGCCGCGTCGTCGTCCGCTGCAACGACGGCGCCGGCGTGGACTTCCTGCACGCCGTCGCGCCCGGCCTGTCGCTCGACGACTTCCTCGTCCCTGGCGCCGACGTGCCGACCAAGCTCACCAAGGACCTGTTCCCCATGGACATGGACCGGACCGTCAGCTACGAGGGCCACCGTCGCCCGCTCGCGTCGTTCCAGGTCACCGTGCTCGGCGACGGCGCCGTCTTCATCGGCATCGTCGCCAACCACGCCGTCGTGGACGGCAcctccttctggcacttcttcAACACCTGGGCGGCCATCTGCCGCGGCGACTCGCCCACCAGGCTGCCGGACTTCAGCCGAAACTTCTTTGGCGAGTCCACCGCCGTCCTCCGCTTCCCCGGCGGCGTCGGCCCGTCGGTGACATTCGACGTGGACGCGCCGCTCCGTGAGCGCGTCTTTCGCTTCAGCGCTGACGCAGTTCGCCAGCTGAAAGCGGTAGCCAACCGTCGTCCGAGCCGTGGCCAAGACGCCGAGGTTTACGGCAAGATGGCGCAGGACCCCAAGAACGATCCCCTAGTGCGCGGGCGCGGCGGGGAGGAGATCTCGTCGTTCCAGTCGCTGTGCGCGCAGATATGGCTCGCGGTGACGCGTGCCCGGAAACGCCTGGATCCCGACGCGACGACGACGTTCCGGATGGCCGTGAACTGCCGGCATCGGCTGCGGCCGGCCGTCTCCCCTGCCTACTTCGGCAACGCCATCCAGAGCGctgtgacgacggcgacggtgacggagCTGCTGGCTTGCAGCGATCTACGGTGGGCCGCGGGCAAGCTGAACGCGAGCCTCGCGGCGTACGGCGACGGCGCGAtccggcgcgcggcggcggcgtggcAGGCCGCGCCCCGGTGCTTCCCGCTGGGCAACCCCGACGGCGCGGTGATCACGATGGGAAGCTCCAACCGGTTCCCGATGTACGAGGGCAATGACTTCGGGTGGGGGCGGCCCCTCGCGGTGCGGAGCGGCCGCGCCAACAAGTTCGACGGCAAGATGTCGGCGTTCCCGGGACGCGCCGGGGACGGCAGCGTGGACATCGAGGTGTGCCTGACCCCGGACACCATGGCGGCGCTGCTCCGCGACACCGAGTTCATGCAGTTCGTGTCGGGCCCGTCGCATCTGTTGTGA